A genomic region of Arachis stenosperma cultivar V10309 chromosome 9, arast.V10309.gnm1.PFL2, whole genome shotgun sequence contains the following coding sequences:
- the LOC130950955 gene encoding serine/threonine-protein kinase ATR: protein MAKAKLSSLVHELRERIAASSSTPTTTTTTTTTNNNVTASDDDALEVRFRTVLPNLINAYLLPYSSANEREAIAVVKLVSHTAKYFPGVFFHGSDSASLLPILARLLPFFSDPLFRSRHAVFFEALGSLLSLLRTGARDAFRHFFLDAMLAVQDVVHVASLCHQHDCNDGSSTSKFTIKCFCDSFSGIGDLPATLKPVDGYGLLIDLSGQARWQPFATWILKLISKCITEGTLYVEGLIGVSFVSAACSLLCYGDSDLHMACFDLVHILGTVTNYDIIPYYNLILSICTILNVDKEGLPVFRNMAYDSSMGICLNSLYSSCPEDVVKLTAADLVSVFRRSLSRTKSQELKVALCSAYARIARVCPPHIWQPEYLISALYQLEDLFRPLIDCFQVALSTLGPHLVGGVQGNDNTLTTLASNDQSIQSMRLGLKRPIEDVHNPTIKRQKVNEEIVVSDASLEMECKYSGIVTCQRVEDYADHMNKSLLSFVQSLNAPAVSDALLSLRPMAALSALSMLCITFSIYPETNIYFRIFQQMHAWLPWIVEQAKEGNSITIDISIYLEGIHSILLSQRAAFKENNNLLQDKRYREDLCVVLKLPWTHMLPAVDNHCPWKAKCLSLQVLSKLGPNLSSSVVLEVLDMGLHDEAEKVRTEAVISMPVMLFWSTLDISSPVIEKIEYIKRDNEKVKKLVPITLGLLSCLYGCRGATSGLHTDECKLFLNVKNGKPCWSVDCLLQNFSCSKCDRIFIRNHGEQHPPIIHQANGHGANVDVSFECNLIQLQSLFFELLFDESSHDVQISCVKVIHRILAHGSADTLIQNRFQWIKCVEFLLISRSKELREAFCSQISSFADNLILSLIFPGDVDKSKEQKFLDTIQHAMTVAESPQILETLMECVAEIMSAVNVDSKMFLYCLILLVDRLDSMHVAVRMNASRLIHKACYFHLKGGLELILLKDVHICTELYDYISERLASRPVLVKEFAEAVYGIETEELVKKMIPFVLPKLVVCHQDNNQAVDTLHELAKCLNTDMVPLIVNWLPKVLAFALHQADDQKLLASVQFYHAQTGSNKQEIFAAALPALLDELICFTDGGDSDEINIRLARVPQMIKGIAIVLTGGDDLPGFLRNHFVGLLNSIDRKLLHADDFVLRRQALKRIEMLIRMMGSHLNTYVPKLMVLLMHAIGNESLQKEGLSVLHFFIRQLAEVSPSSIKHIISQVFASLLPFLERDKENPSTHLDKVVEILKELSLKNTAILKQHICEFPPLPSIPALTEVNKAIEDARGSSNLKDQLRDVVDGLNHENLNVRYMVACELCKLLNLRWKDVTALITAESGSDLDVLSLLITSLLRGCAEESRTAVGQRLKLVCADCLGALGAVDPAKVKSFSCQRFKIQCSDDDLIFELIHKHLARAFRSAPDTVIQDSAALAIQELLKFAGCEASLDENAPASTSQEKKDEDNSNSFTSKPKRSNCSNVMNNRGQKLWGRFSNYVKEIIAPCLTSRFQLPKVPESTSAGPIYRPSMSFRRWIFFWIRKLTMHATGSRASIFNACRGIVRHDMQTAIYLLPYLVLNAVCHGTQEARHSITEEILSVLDAAASENSGAPVHGYSGGQSEVCIQAVFTLLDNLGQWVDDVEQGLALSLSNSSASKQQNSKDPTSNSLTYQDQLLVQCKYVSELLSAIPKVTLASASFRCQAYARSLMYFESYVREKSGAFNPAAERSGIFQDEDVSHLMEIYSCLDEPDGLFGLSCLSKSLRLQDQLLINKKDGNWADVLTSCEQALQMEPTSVQRHSDVLNCLLNMCHLQAMVTHVDGLISRIPQYKKAWSMQGVQAAWRLGRWDLMNEYLSGADEEGLVCSSSESNASFDLDVAKILQAMMKRDHFSVAEKIALSKQSLIAPLAAAGMDSYMRAYPFVVKLHFLRELEDFHSLLGDDSFLEKSFHLGDFAFSKLVENWDNRIRFTQSSLWAREPLLALRRLVFSASSLRPQVGNCWLQYSKLCRLAGHYETANRAILEAQACGAPNVHMENAKLLWSTRRSDGAIAVLQQSLLNMPVEVLGCAALSSITSLSLVPLNPAPIVCESQSPNENRDIAKTLLLYSRWIHYTGQKQKEDVISLYTRVRELQPKWEKGYFYIAKYCDEVLGDARKRQEENIELGPRRVSSKAATVGGEMSWWSYLPDVLLFYAKGLHRGHKNLFQALPRLLTLWFDFGSICQRSGSSNKDLKSIHGKVMSIMRGCLKDLPTYHWLTVLPQLVSRICHQNEEIVRLVKLIIISVLRQYPQQGLWIMAAVSKSTVPSRREAAAEIIQGARKGFSLGSNENSLFVQFASLIDHLIKLCFHPGQPRARTINLSTEFSALKRMMPLGIIMPIQQSLTVNLPTVEGKPGDSLMPDIFPATDLPTIAGISDEAEILSSLQRPKKIILLGSDGLERPFLCKPKDDLRKDARMMEFTAMINRLLSKYPESRRRKLYIRTFAVIPLTEDCGMVEWVPHTRGLRQILQDVYITCGKYDRQKTNGHIKRIYDQCQGKMPEDEMLKGKILPMFPPVFHKWFLTTFSEPAAWFRARVAYAHTTAVWSMVGHIVGLGDRHGENILFDSTSGDCVHVDFSCLFDKGLQLEKPELVPFRLTQNMIDGLGITGYEGIFLRVCEITLSVLRTHRETLMSVLETFIHDPLVEWTKSHKSSGVEVQNPHAQRAISNIEARLQGVVVGVGAAPSLPLAVEGQARRLIAEAVSHKNLGKMYIWWMPWF from the exons ATGGCAAAGGCAAAGCTTTCGAGCTTAGTGCACGAGCTTCGAGAACGCATTGCGGCTTCTTCTTCAActccaaccaccaccaccaccaccaccaccactaacAATAATGTAACTGCCTCAGACGACGACGCTTTGGAAGTCAGGTTTCGTACCGTGCTCCCTAATCTTATCAACGCATACCTGCTCCCTTACTCCTCCGCCAATGAGAGAGAAGCCATCGCCGTCGTCAAGCTCGTCTCTCACACCGCTAAGTACTTCCCCGGCGTCTTCTTCCACGGCTCCGACTCCGCTTCCCTTCTCCCTATCCTCGCTCGCCTTCTCCCTTTCTTCTCCGATCCTCTCTTCCGCTCTCGTCATGCTGTCTTCTTCGAAGCTCTTGGATCTCTTCTCTCCTTGCTTCGTACCGGTGCTCGCGACGCTTTCCGCCACTTCTTCCTTGACGCCATGCTCGCCGTTCAAG ATGTTGTACACGTGGCTTCCCTTTGCCATCAACATGATTGCAATGATGGATCATCAACTTCTAAGTTCACGATTAAGTGTTTCTGCGACTCGTTCTCCGGAATCGGAGATCTACCGGCAACGCTCAAACCGGTGGATGGCTATGGTTTATTGATTGACCTCAGTGGCCAAGCGAGGTGGCAGCCTTTTGCTACTTGGATTTTGAAGCTTATCAGTAAATGTATAACCGAAGGAACGCTTTATGTTGAAGGATTGATCGGCGTGTCGTTTGTTTCTGCTGCATGTTCGCTCTTATGCTATGGGGATTCTGATCTTCACATG GCATGCTTTGACCTTGTACACATCCTTGGAACTGTTACAAACTATGATATCATTCCTTATTACAATTTAATCCTGTCAATATGTACTATCCTGAATGTGGACAAGGAGGGGCTTCCTGTATTCAG AAACATGGCTTATGATTCTTCGATGGGTATTTGCCTCAATTCACTCTACTCTAGCTGCCCAGAAGATGTTGTCAAACTTACCGCTGCTGATTTAGTCAGTGTATTCCGCCGATCGTTGTCGAGAACCAAAAGCCAGGAACTTAAG GTTGCACTATGCAGTGCCTATGCTAGGATTGCTCGAGTTTGTCCTCCGCATATCTGGCAGCCAGAATATCTAATATCTGCACTTTATCAACTAGAAGACCTATTCCGGCCTCTAATAGATTGCTTTCAAGTAGCTCTATCTACACTTGGTCCACATCTTGTTGGGGGAGTCCAAGGAAACGATAACACTTTAACCACATTAGCATCCAATGATCAGTCAATTCAAAGCATGAGGCTTGGCCTAAAGAGGCCCATTGAGGACGTTCATAATCCAACAATCAAGCGGCAAAAAGTGAATGAGGAAATTGTTGTCTCAGATGCCAGTCTTGAGATGGAATGCAAATATAGTGGTATAGTTACTTGCCAAAGGGTAGAGGATTATGCTGATCATATGAATAAATCTCTTCTTTCATTTGTCCAATCATTAAATGCTCCTGCTGTTAGTGATGCTTTGCTGAGTTTGAGACCGATGGCCGCTTTATCTGCACTTAGCATGCTATGCATTACCTTTTCTATTTATCCAGAAACCAATATATATTTCAGAATTTTTCAGCAGATGCATGCATGGCTTCCTTGGATAGTTGAACAG GCTAAAGAAGGAAATTCGATTACCATAGATATCTCCATCTACCTGGAAGGAATTCACAGTATATTGCTTTCCCAAC GAGCTGCTTTCAAGGAAAACAACAACTTATTGCAAGATAAGCGTTACCGTGAAGACCTTTGTGTAGTGCTTAAACTTCCTTGGACTCATATGCTACCTGCTGTTGATAACCATTGCCCATGGAAAGCAAAATGCCTTTCTCTTCAAGTATTATCCAAGCTAGGCCCAAACTTGAGCAGCAGTGTTGTTCTTGAAGTTTTAGATATGGGTCTGCATGATGAAGCTGAAAAAGTAAGAACTGAAGCTGTCATTTCTATGCCAGTGATGCTTTTCTGGTCTACTCTTGATATATCATCTCCTGTCATTGAAAAGATTGA GTACATAAAGAGAGATAATGAGAAGGTAAAGAAATTGGTTCCCATAACACTTGGTCTGTTGTCATGCCTTTATGGATGCAGAGGAGCTACCTCTGGCTTACATACAGATGAATGCAAATTATTTCTGAATGTAAAAAATGGAAAACCATGTTGGTCGGTAGATTGTTTACTGCAAAATTTCAGCTGCTCAAAATGTGACAGAATTTTTATTCGCAATCATGGTGAGCAGCATCCTCCAATTATTCACCAAGCTAATGGGCATGGAGCAAATGTAGATGTTAGTTTCGAATGTAATCTTATTCAACTTCAGTCTTTATTTTTTGAACTTCTGTTTGATGAGTCATCACATGATGTCCAAATTTCCTGCGTGAAAGTTATTCATCGCATCCTTGCACATGGATCTGCTGATACTCTGATCCAAAATAGATTTCAGTGGATAAAATGTGTAGAGTTTCTTTTAATTAGCAGGAGCAAGGAATTGAGAGAAGCATTTTGCAGTCAGATTAGTTCATTTGCAGACAATCTCATTTTGAGTTTGATTTTTCCTGGAGATGTTGACAAAAGCAAGGAGCAGAAATTCTTGGATACAATTCAACATGCCATGACAGTAGCAGAAAGTCCTCAGATATTAGAGACTCTAATGGAATGCGTAGCGGAAATAATGTCTGCTGTTAATGTAGATAGCAAAATGTTCTTGTATTGTCTAATTTTGTTGGTTGATCGGCTAGATAGCATGCATGTGGCGGTAAGAATGAATGCATCAAGGTTAATACACAAGGCTTGCTATTTCCATCTGAAAGGAGGTCTGGAGCTAATTCTTTTAAAAGATGTTCATATTTGTACCGAACTGTATGATTATATCTCTGAGAGACTTGCGAGCCGTCCGGTTTTAGTGAAGGAGTTTGCGGAAGCTGTTTATGGCATTGAGACTGAAGAACTTGTGAAGAAAATGATCCCTTTTGTTCTCCCAAAGCTTGTGGTCTGTCATCAGGACAACAATCAAGCAGTTGACACCTTACATGAGTTGGCCAAGTGTTTGAACACTGATATGGTGCCACTTATAGTTAACTGGCTGCCAAAAGTGCTTGCATTTGCTCTTCatcaagcagatgaccaaaagttACTTGCTTCTGTGCAGTTTTACCATGCACAAACTGGTTCCAACAAACAGGAAATATTTGCAGCTGCATTACCTGCACTTCTAGATGAACTTATATGCTTTACAGATGGTGGTGATTCGGATGAGATAAATATAAG ATTAGCAAGGGTGCCTCAGATGATTAAAGGCATTGCTATTGTTCTCACTGGTGGAGATGATCTTCCAGGGTTTTTGAGGAATCATTTTGTTGGCCTCCTTAATAGTATAGACAGGAAGTTGCTCCATGCTGACGATTTTGTGCTTCGGAGACAAGCATTGAAGCGTATTGAGATGCTTATTAGAATGATGGGTTCTCATCTTAATACTTATGTACCAAAATTGATGGTTCTTCTGATGCATGCAATAGGTAATGAATCACTGCAAAAGGAGGGTCTGTCTGTCTTGCACTTTTTCATAAGACAATTGGCTGAAGTATCACCATCTAGCATTAAGCATATAATTTCTCAAGTTTTTGCCTCCCTTCTTCCATTCTTGGAAAGAGACAAAGAAAATCCCTCCACACACTTGGACAAAGTGGTAGAAATTTTGAAAGAACTAAGTCTTAAGAACACGGCTATCCTAAAACAGCATATCTGTGAGTTCCCCCCGTTACCCAGCATACCTGCTTTGACGGAAGTGAACAAAGCAATTGAGGATGCACGTGGGTCATCAAATTTGAAGGATCAGTTGCGAGATGTAGTGGATGGTTTAAATCACGAGAACTTAAATGTGAGGTACATGGTAGCATGTGAGCTTTGCAAGCTTTTGAACTTGAGATGGAAGGATGTTACCGCTCTAATCACTGCTGAATCTGGTTCAGACTTGGATGTCTTGAGTTTGTTGATCACATCACTGTTAAGAGGATGTGCAGAAGAGTCAAGGACTGCAGTTGGGCAGCGGTTAAAGTTGGTTTGTGCTGATTGTCTTGGAGCCCTTGGTGCTGTTGACCCTGCTAAAGTAAAAAGCTTTTCATGTCAACGTTTCAAAATTCAATGTTCTGATGATGACCTTATATTTGAACTGATCCACAAACACCTAGCTCGGGCATTTAGATCAGCTCCTGATACTGTTATTCAAGACTCTGCTGCATTGGCTATACAAGAGTTACTAAAATTTGCTGGTTGTGAAGCATCGCTGGATGAGAATGCTCCAGCTTCCACATCACAGGAAAAGAAGGATGAGGATAATAGTAACAGTTTTACATCCAAACCTAAGAGATCCAATTGTAGTAATGTGATGAACAATAGAGGCCAAAAATTATGGGGCCGGTTCTCTAATTATGTGAAAGAGATAATTGCCCCATGCTTAACATCTAGGTTTCAGCTTCCTAAAGTGCCCGAATCAACGTCTGCTGGCCCAATTTACCGCCCTTCTATGTCATTTAGAAGATGGATATTCTTTTGGATTAGGAAACTGACTATGCATGCTACTGGATCTCGTGCAAGCATCTTTAATGCTTGTCGAGGTATTGTACGCCATGATATGCAAACAGCAATATATTTGCTTCCTTACTTAGTTCTTAATGCTGTCTGTCATGGAACACAGGAGGCACGGCACAGTATAACAGAAGAAATCCTTTCAGTTCTCGATGCAGCTGCATCAGAGAACAGTGGTGCTCCAGTTCATGGATACAGTGGTGGTCAAAGTGAAGTTTGTATTCAAGCTGTGTTTACTCTTCTTGATAATCTTGGACAATGGGTGGATGACGTTGAACAAGGGCTTGCACTTTCCCTTTCTAATTCATCAGCATCTAAGCAACAAAACTCAAAGGATCCAACTTCAAATTCCTTGACATATCAGGACCAACTCCTTGTACAGTGTAAATATGTTTCTGAGCTTCTCTCTGCAATTCCAAAGGTGACCCTTGCTAGTGCTTCTTTTAGGTGTCAGGCTTATGCAAGGTCCTTGATGTACTTTGAATCCTATGTGAGGGAAAAGTCAGGTGCTTTCAATCCTGCTGCTGAGAGGAGTGGCATCTTTCAGGATGAAGATGTTTCTCATCTTATGGAAATATACAGCTGTTTGGATGAACCAGATGGGTTGTTTGGCTTGTCCTGTTTAAGTAAATCTTTGAGGTTGCAAGATCAACttctaataaacaaaaaagatgGTAACTGGGCTGATGTGTTGACTTCCTGTGAACAAGCTTTGCAGATGGAGCCAACCTCAGTTCAGAGGCATTCAGATGTCCTTAACTGTTTACTGAACATGTGCCATCTTCAGGCCATGGTCACTCATGTTGATGGTTTGATTTCTAGGATTCCTCAGTACAAGAAAGCATGGTCCATGCAAGGTGTGCAGGCAGCCTGGAGGCTTGGCAGGTGGGATTTGATGAATGAGTACCTTAGTGGAGCTGACGAAGAAGGTTTAGTTTGCAGCAGCTCTGAAAGTAATGCTTCATTTGACTTGGATGTTGCAAAGATTCTTCAAGCAATGATGAAGAGGGATCACTTCTCAGTTGCAGAGAAAATTGCTTTATCCAAGCAGTCATTAATTGCCCCTTTAGCTGCTGCAGGGATGGATTCTTACATGCGGGCATACCCATTTGTTGTAAAACTTCACTTTCTACGGGAGTTGGAGGACTTCCATTCTCTTTTAGGTGATGACTCTTTCTTAGAGAAATCATTTCATTTGGGTGATTTTGCTTTCTCCAAATTGGTTGAAAACTGGGACAATCGTATCAGATTTACACAATCTTCACTATGGGCTAGAGAGCCACTACTGGCTTTGAGGAGACTGGTTTTCAGTGCAAGCAGTCTTCGTCCTCAAGTTGGTAACTGCTGGCTTCAATATTCAAAGTTATGTCGCTTGGCTGGTCACTATGAAACAGCCAACAGAGCAATTTTAGAAGCCCAGGCCTGTGGTGCTCCTAACGTCCACATGGAAAATGCAAAACTTCTTTGGAGCACCCGGCGGTCAGATGGTGCCATTGCAGTATTACAGCAATCTCTCTTGAACATGCCTGTTGAAGTGTTAGGCTGTGCTGCTCTGTCATCTATCACTAGCCTTTCCCTAGTACCACTTAACCCAGCACCTATTGTCTGTGAAAGTCAATCTCCAAATGAGAACAGAGATATTGCGAAGACTCTCCTTTTGTACTCAAGGTGGATTCATTACACTGGCCAGAAACAGAAGGAAGATGTCATAAGTCTTTATACGAGGGTGAGGGAACTGCAGCCCAAATGGGAGAAAGGATACTTCTATATTGCTAAGTATTGTGATGAAGTGCTCGGTGATGCCCGGAAACGCCAGGAGGAGAATATTGAACTTGGTCCCAGACGAGTTTCTTCAAAGGCTGCTACTGTTGGTGGTGAAATGTCTTGGTGGTCCTATCTTCCTGATGTACTGTTATTCTATGCAAAAGGACTTCACAGGGGACACAAGAATCTATTTCAGGCACTTCCAAGGTTATTAACCCTGTGGTTTGACTTTGGGAGTATATGTCAAAGAAGTGGTTCCTCAAACAAAGATCTAAAGAGTATACATGGGAAG GTAATGAGTATTATGAGAGGATGCTTGAAGGATTTACCAACATACCATTGGTTGACGGTGCTACCTCAACTGGTTTCTAGAATTTGCCACCAGAATGAAGAAATTGTTCGTCTGGTTAAACTTATCATTATCTCTGTTCTTCGCCAGTATCCACAGCAGGGCCTATGGATTATGGCTGCAGTTTCAAAATCTACTGTTCCTTCAAGGCGGGAAGCAGCAGCTGAAATCATACAAGGTGCACGTAAAGGTTTCAGCCTGGGAAGTAATGAGAACAGTTTGTTTGTTCAATTTGCGAGCCTTATTGATCATTTGATCAAGTTATGCTTTCATCCTGGTCAACCAAGGGCAAGGACAATTAATCTCTCAACTGAATTTAGTGCTCTAAAGAGGATGATGCCTCTGGGGATCATTATGCCAATTCAACAATCTCTTACCGTTAATCTGCCAACAGTTGAGGGGAAGCCTGGTGATTCACTTATGCCAGATATCTTCCCTGCCACAGATCTTCCTACCATAGCAGGAATTTCAGATGAGGCTGAAATTCTTTCATCTCTTCAGCGACCTAAGAAA ATCATTCTACTGGGCAGTGATGGCCTTGAACGTCCCTTTCTTTGCAAACCTAAGGATGATCTTCGCAAAGATGCCCGCATGATGGAGTTTACTGCAATGATTAATCGATTGCTATCCAAATATCCTGAAAGTCGACGAAGGAAGCTCTATATTCGTACTTTTGCTGTGATTCCTTTGACAGAGGACTGTGGTATGGTAGAGTGGGTGCCCCACACTCGTGGACTTCGACAAATTCTTCAAGACGTATATATAACTTGTGGGAAGTATGACAGGCAGAAAACTAATGGTCATATTAAACGAATTTATGATCAATGCCAAGGTAAAATGCCAGAGGATGAGATGCTTAAGGGAAAAATCCTTCCGATGTTTCCTCCTGTTTTCCACAAATGGTTCTTGACTACATTTTCTGAGCCTGCTGCCTGGTTCAGGGCCCGTGTTGCTTATGCTCACACTACTGCAGTTTGGTCTATGGTCGGGCATATTGTGGGGCTGGGTGACCGGCATGGTGAAAACATTCTTTTTGACTCTACCAGTGGTGATTGTGTTCATGTTGATTTCAGTTGCTTATTTGACAAAGGCCTGCAGTTGGAGAAGCCTGAGCTTGTTCCTTTCCGGTTAACCCAG